The following coding sequences lie in one Miscanthus floridulus cultivar M001 chromosome 9, ASM1932011v1, whole genome shotgun sequence genomic window:
- the LOC136479618 gene encoding uncharacterized mitochondrial protein AtMg00810-like, with amino-acid sequence MKKAFDISDLGLLCFYLGVKVRQDTTGITLHQTHYAKRILELSGMIGCNSAHAPMEEKIKLSRESMAEEVDPTHFQRLIRSLRYLVHTRLDIAFAVGYMSRFMERPTMVHL; translated from the coding sequence ATGAAGAAGGCGTTCGATATAAGCGACCTTGGCCTCCTTTGCTTCTACCTCGGCGTCAAAGTGCGCCAGGACACCACTGGGATCACCCTCCACCAAACCCACTATGCCAAGCGCATCCTCGAGCTCAGTGGCATGATAGGTTGCAATTCGGCCCACGCCCCGATGGAGGAGAAGATCAAGCTAAGTCGGGAGAGCATGGCGGAGGAGGTCGATCCAACCCATTTCCAGCGGCTGATCAGGAgcttgcgctacctagtccatacTCGGTTGGACATTGCGTTTGCCGTCGGGTACATGAGCCGGTTCATGGAGCGGCCGACAATGGTGCATCTGTAG